From the Paenibacillus sp. FSL H8-0548 genome, one window contains:
- a CDS encoding ADP-heptose synthase: MRRRFVIEAVLVATYGHLLVPSRPIDFVVPYSSIAELYEMRDGVDPVMDDPDDDGHVKSKINELIAFFEDSLNRKKIEKAMQVPWRESSPLLLNETIQFTVVHAVDNAHYGETFDPIETELLLTSLKLNVPLLSDQFEFQDKLIEAEVPVQIYDIEDFEFAVEEGISSNDLELPFDTDRY; the protein is encoded by the coding sequence ATGCGGAGACGTTTTGTAATAGAGGCAGTATTAGTAGCAACGTATGGGCATCTTCTTGTACCGAGCCGTCCAATTGATTTCGTCGTGCCTTATTCATCCATAGCAGAGCTTTATGAAATGAGGGATGGTGTAGATCCCGTTATGGATGATCCAGATGATGATGGTCACGTGAAAAGCAAAATAAATGAGCTGATCGCTTTCTTTGAGGATTCGCTAAACCGTAAAAAAATTGAGAAGGCGATGCAGGTGCCTTGGAGAGAAAGCTCACCGCTGCTTCTGAATGAGACGATTCAATTTACAGTTGTTCATGCTGTAGATAACGCACATTACGGAGAAACCTTTGACCCGATTGAAACAGAGCTGCTGCTTACAAGCCTAAAGCTTAATGTGCCGCTTCTTTCCGATCAGTTTGAATTTCAAGATAAGCTTATCGAGGCTGAGGTACCGGTGCAAATTTATGATATTGAGGATTTTGAATTCGCGGTTGAAGAGGGCATTTCGTCGAATGACTTAGAGCTGCCTTTTGACACGGACAGGTACTAA
- a CDS encoding YpdA family putative bacillithiol disulfide reductase, whose translation MQIEEAIIIGAGPCGLAAAIELEAIGLRPLVIEKRNIVHSISQYPTYMHFFSTPEMLEIGGIPFTTANDKPSRLEALNYYRTAAQRHHIRVQAYEAITSITPEDGSFLLQGEDRFGQKHSYKSRYVIISTGYFDHPNELGIPGEELEKVSHFFRESHPYVGMKVAIIGGSNSAIDAALELERVGAEVTVVYRGDDYSSSIKSWVKPSFQAKVTKGSIRMLFQSQVVAIENNDITVRGPAGDTRLANDFVLALTGFHPDRKFLTASGVTMEEEGFPTFNPDTMETNISGIYLAGVVASRHEANEIFIESGRFHGHKIAEHIQSQR comes from the coding sequence ATGCAAATAGAGGAAGCTATTATTATAGGAGCGGGCCCCTGCGGCCTAGCAGCAGCGATCGAGCTGGAAGCGATTGGGCTCCGCCCGCTTGTCATAGAAAAAAGGAATATTGTCCATTCTATTTCGCAATATCCGACGTATATGCATTTCTTCAGCACGCCTGAGATGCTCGAAATCGGCGGAATCCCTTTTACTACAGCTAATGACAAGCCTTCAAGACTTGAGGCATTAAATTATTATCGTACTGCCGCACAGCGCCATCATATTCGCGTTCAAGCCTATGAAGCCATAACGAGCATTACACCAGAGGATGGCTCTTTCCTTCTGCAGGGTGAGGACCGCTTTGGCCAAAAGCATTCGTACAAAAGCCGTTACGTCATTATCTCAACAGGTTATTTTGATCATCCTAATGAGCTTGGCATTCCAGGCGAGGAGCTCGAAAAGGTAAGCCATTTTTTCCGTGAGTCACATCCCTATGTAGGCATGAAGGTTGCGATCATTGGCGGCAGCAACTCGGCCATTGATGCGGCGCTTGAGCTTGAGCGAGTGGGGGCAGAAGTTACGGTTGTATACCGCGGCGATGACTATTCCTCCAGCATAAAGTCTTGGGTTAAGCCTAGCTTTCAGGCAAAAGTAACCAAAGGCTCTATCCGTATGCTGTTCCAATCCCAAGTTGTCGCTATCGAAAATAATGATATTACCGTTCGCGGACCTGCTGGAGATACTCGTCTCGCTAATGATTTTGTTCTTGCGCTGACAGGCTTTCATCCAGACCGCAAGTTTCTGACCGCAAGTGGAGTCACGATGGAGGAGGAAGGCTTTCCAACCTTCAACCCAGATACGATGGAAACGAATATATCCGGAATCTATTTAGCTGGTGTCGTCGCTTCCCGTCATGAAGCCAATGAAATATTTATTGAATCAGGCAGATTTCATGGCCATAAAATTGCTGAGCATATTCAAAGTCAGAGATAA
- a CDS encoding acyl-CoA dehydrogenase family protein, with protein sequence MKTAEKSNIPVNASDAAVRVELTEQQWTILQQARGLGERYLGPAAWQVDQDARYPHEAIHSLIEAGLTSITVPTNAGGLGAGFGGDVLLLPLVLMELAAWCSSASQVFTLHNTGVQLVHALGNSEQQSYFFDQVAGEGKLFASFGSEAGADRFKLGSELAAVEGGFCMNGTKIFATGSTGAKWAIWRSVRSDIEGTQEERFTMPIVDLAAAGVTVIDDWDGIGQRGTGSGTVKAENVFVPNEHVIGSSGEFSRVQDFFNIQFHIHFAAQYVGIAAGALRDALVYVKEKSRSWTVGAAAADDPAIQLRIGEMDAKLAAARQLVLRAARLLQAAQDNSDLYASAALASSQAKVVATSVSLEITSDVFQLMGARAATRKYGFDRYFRNARTLTLHDPVDKQRELLGKSALRDE encoded by the coding sequence ATGAAAACAGCAGAGAAGTCTAATATTCCAGTGAACGCTAGTGATGCTGCTGTTCGTGTAGAGCTAACTGAACAGCAGTGGACCATTCTTCAGCAGGCTCGTGGACTTGGTGAACGGTATCTGGGTCCAGCAGCATGGCAGGTAGATCAAGATGCTCGCTATCCGCATGAAGCAATTCATTCGTTAATAGAAGCAGGTTTGACTAGCATTACTGTTCCGACGAATGCTGGTGGACTAGGCGCAGGCTTTGGCGGAGATGTGCTTTTACTTCCTCTTGTTCTAATGGAGCTGGCTGCTTGGTGTTCTTCTGCTTCTCAGGTATTCACACTTCATAACACAGGAGTTCAACTGGTTCACGCTTTAGGAAATTCGGAGCAGCAATCCTATTTCTTTGATCAAGTGGCGGGCGAAGGGAAGCTGTTTGCAAGCTTTGGAAGTGAAGCGGGAGCGGATCGTTTTAAGCTTGGAAGTGAGCTCGCGGCAGTTGAAGGCGGCTTCTGCATGAATGGTACAAAAATATTTGCAACGGGCTCAACGGGTGCGAAATGGGCGATTTGGCGTTCAGTAAGATCGGATATAGAAGGTACGCAGGAAGAACGCTTTACGATGCCGATCGTCGATCTAGCTGCTGCTGGCGTTACGGTTATTGACGATTGGGATGGCATCGGTCAGAGAGGTACGGGAAGCGGTACAGTAAAAGCAGAGAATGTGTTTGTTCCAAACGAACATGTTATCGGCAGTTCTGGTGAGTTTAGCCGCGTTCAGGACTTTTTCAATATTCAATTTCATATTCATTTTGCTGCTCAGTATGTAGGTATTGCAGCTGGAGCGCTTCGTGATGCTCTAGTATATGTGAAGGAGAAGAGTCGTAGCTGGACGGTCGGTGCAGCAGCAGCGGATGATCCAGCTATTCAGCTCCGGATAGGTGAAATGGACGCGAAGCTTGCAGCAGCAAGACAGCTTGTCCTGCGCGCGGCTCGTCTGCTCCAGGCTGCGCAGGACAACTCTGACCTGTATGCGTCTGCAGCTCTTGCTAGCTCTCAGGCGAAGGTTGTTGCGACTTCGGTCAGTCTGGAAATCACCTCGGACGTATTTCAGCTAATGGGTGCTAGAGCTGCAACGCGAAAATATGGATTCGATCGGTATTTTCGGAATGCCAGAACCTTGACACTGCATGATCCGGTGGATAAGCAGCGCGAACTGCTTGGGAAGTCTGCTTTGAGAGATGAATAA
- a CDS encoding LLM class flavin-dependent oxidoreductase translates to MKKIHLGVFEVNSVNHLTQGIWAHPAQNRIHFNSLDYWLGIAKILEKGKFDFMFFADSYGSPSKNADLAFREASGPPGNDPMLLLPALAAATEHLSFTMTTSTTYEAPYANARRFATLDHLSKGRIGWNVVTTSTPSAAALFGRSDFVPHDERYDIADEFLDVSYKYWEGSWEEDALQIDRKQRVFTDPSKVHPVEHDGKYFKSQGYFSSSPSPQRTPVIFQAGSSERGRAFAAKHAEGVFLKAPTLEVLRDQIADIRRLAVEYGREPGSIKVFTGLSVVTASTSEEAHRKHEEYLSYQSPEATLASYASVTGIDLTKLDPDSYFENIHTEMGQTHTDRFTKHAKTKKTVGEVRDDFLKKGFRGVTIIGSPEEVADRIAEVVAITDVDGFNLEPYVLPDSYTDFVELVIPILQERGIFKREYEPGTFREKLFGNARLSEGHPGAAYKHTHTKV, encoded by the coding sequence ATGAAAAAGATCCATTTGGGCGTGTTTGAAGTAAACAGCGTCAATCACCTTACGCAAGGAATTTGGGCACATCCCGCTCAAAATAGGATTCACTTCAATAGCCTGGACTATTGGCTTGGTATTGCGAAAATATTAGAAAAAGGCAAATTTGATTTTATGTTTTTTGCGGATTCTTACGGTTCGCCGAGCAAAAACGCAGATCTTGCTTTTCGTGAGGCATCCGGTCCCCCTGGAAATGATCCCATGCTGCTGCTTCCTGCGCTAGCAGCCGCGACAGAGCATTTATCTTTTACGATGACCACTTCAACGACTTATGAGGCTCCTTATGCGAATGCGAGAAGATTCGCTACGCTTGATCATTTGTCCAAAGGGCGGATTGGCTGGAACGTTGTTACGACAAGCACGCCATCAGCTGCAGCATTGTTCGGGCGAAGTGATTTCGTGCCCCATGATGAACGCTATGATATTGCAGATGAGTTCCTAGATGTGAGCTACAAATATTGGGAAGGCAGCTGGGAGGAGGACGCTCTGCAGATTGATCGTAAGCAGCGTGTGTTTACAGATCCAAGCAAGGTGCACCCCGTTGAGCATGATGGGAAATATTTTAAATCACAGGGCTACTTCTCAAGTTCTCCTTCACCGCAGCGTACGCCTGTTATTTTCCAAGCAGGCAGCTCGGAGCGCGGTCGCGCTTTTGCGGCAAAGCATGCAGAAGGTGTATTTTTAAAGGCGCCGACGCTTGAGGTGCTAAGAGACCAAATTGCTGATATCCGTCGCCTTGCTGTTGAATATGGCAGAGAGCCAGGCTCGATTAAAGTATTTACCGGTCTATCTGTCGTAACGGCATCAACGAGCGAAGAGGCTCATCGGAAGCATGAAGAATATCTAAGCTATCAAAGCCCGGAGGCAACCTTGGCCAGCTACGCTTCAGTGACGGGAATTGATTTGACTAAGCTCGATCCGGACTCCTACTTTGAAAATATTCATACCGAAATGGGCCAAACGCACACTGACCGCTTTACCAAACATGCGAAAACGAAAAAGACGGTTGGTGAAGTTAGAGACGACTTTTTGAAAAAGGGCTTTCGCGGTGTAACGATTATCGGCTCTCCCGAGGAAGTAGCTGATCGGATTGCTGAGGTCGTTGCCATTACTGATGTGGACGGCTTCAATTTAGAACCCTATGTGCTTCCGGATTCTTATACCGATTTTGTGGAATTGGTTATTCCTATCCTACAGGAACGTGGAATATTTAAGCGCGAGTATGAACCAGGAACCTTTAGGGAGAAGCTGTTTGGAAATGCTAGATTGTCTGAAGGGCATCCCGGTGCAGCGTACAAGCATACGCATACTAAGGTATAG
- a CDS encoding dipeptide ABC transporter ATP-binding protein — protein MLDRVEGHRAEQPMLQVTGLRKYYSSKQPGSWRSKQLKAVDDVSFHLYEGETYGLVGESGCGKSTLGRTLLRLTEPTAGTAIYKGEDLFALNGKSLQTYRKQLQMVFQDPFASLHPRKSIGTALTEPLIIHHIGTKEERYSRVLEILRIVGLQPAHYERLPHELSGGQRQRVVLARALILEPKLVICDEPVSALDVIIQAQILNLMKQLQQDLKLTYLFIAHDLGVVRHISDRIGVMYLGKLVEEAPTDELFASPRHPYTRALLSAVPNPDPSGKRERILLEGDVPSPLDPPAGCTFHPRCPLATERCRQEIPLKREIAAHHYAACHLA, from the coding sequence ATGCTTGATCGTGTTGAAGGTCATCGGGCAGAGCAGCCTATGCTGCAAGTAACTGGACTTCGCAAATATTATTCCTCCAAGCAGCCTGGCTCATGGCGCTCTAAGCAATTGAAGGCCGTAGATGATGTATCCTTTCATCTTTACGAGGGAGAAACCTATGGGCTGGTTGGTGAATCCGGCTGCGGTAAAAGCACGCTTGGCCGAACGCTGCTTCGATTGACTGAACCGACAGCAGGTACAGCGATTTATAAAGGCGAGGATTTATTCGCTTTAAACGGAAAATCGCTGCAAACGTATCGCAAGCAGCTGCAGATGGTATTTCAAGACCCATTTGCCTCGCTTCATCCGCGTAAATCAATAGGTACAGCGCTGACAGAACCATTGATTATTCATCATATTGGAACGAAAGAGGAGCGCTATTCTCGAGTACTCGAAATATTGAGAATTGTGGGTCTGCAGCCTGCTCATTATGAGCGCCTGCCTCATGAGCTCTCCGGTGGGCAGCGACAACGGGTGGTGCTGGCTCGTGCTTTAATTTTGGAGCCGAAGCTGGTCATATGCGATGAGCCCGTATCGGCGCTCGATGTTATCATACAAGCGCAAATTTTAAATTTGATGAAGCAGCTTCAGCAGGATTTGAAATTAACCTATTTGTTCATCGCACATGATCTAGGCGTCGTTCGCCACATATCAGATCGGATCGGCGTCATGTATTTAGGTAAACTCGTGGAAGAAGCACCGACCGATGAGCTTTTTGCATCTCCGAGGCATCCCTATACGCGTGCATTGCTTTCAGCTGTCCCAAATCCAGACCCTTCTGGAAAAAGGGAGCGGATTTTGCTCGAGGGAGATGTTCCTTCCCCACTTGATCCGCCTGCCGGCTGCACCTTTCACCCGAGGTGTCCGCTTGCGACCGAGAGATGCCGCCAGGAAATACCGTTAAAGCGAGAAATTGCTGCCCACCATTATGCAGCTTGTCATTTGGCCTAG
- a CDS encoding ABC transporter ATP-binding protein, translating to MPSGSLLEIKALKTYFHTEAGTVSAVDGVSLEVGAGEIVGIVGESGCGKSVTAQSILRLLDEKSLTSYEGEIRFDGVDLLQLSQREMRGVRGNDISMIFQDPLSSLNPLLTIGEQITETIRSHRKFSKKNAFNEAVRLLRLTGIPSPERRVFEYPHQLSGGMRQRVMIAIALACEPKLLIADEPTTALDVTIQAQIMDLLMKLNKELGMSVLLITHDLGVVAEVCDRVAVMYAGQIVETADVATLFRSPQHPYTVGLLKSIPSMDRDRTKPLQAVEGFVPALHQLPKGCRFAPRCQHADELCRSEMPVLETKADIRAKARCWHSEALTQKEAAIYA from the coding sequence TTGCCAAGTGGAAGCCTACTAGAAATCAAAGCACTTAAAACTTATTTTCATACGGAAGCTGGCACGGTTTCGGCAGTCGATGGCGTTTCTCTGGAGGTTGGAGCCGGTGAAATCGTAGGGATAGTCGGAGAGTCCGGCTGCGGGAAAAGCGTGACAGCGCAATCTATCCTTAGATTGCTGGATGAAAAATCGTTAACCAGCTACGAAGGGGAGATCAGGTTCGACGGTGTTGATCTGCTTCAGCTTAGCCAGCGCGAAATGCGCGGGGTTCGCGGCAATGATATTTCGATGATTTTTCAGGACCCGCTTAGCTCGCTTAATCCACTCTTGACCATTGGGGAGCAAATAACAGAAACGATAAGAAGCCATCGTAAATTCAGTAAAAAAAATGCCTTTAATGAAGCGGTGCGCTTGCTTCGCCTTACAGGCATTCCATCACCTGAACGCCGTGTCTTCGAATATCCGCATCAGCTCTCAGGTGGTATGCGTCAACGTGTAATGATTGCGATTGCTCTTGCGTGTGAACCGAAGCTGCTCATCGCAGATGAGCCAACAACCGCACTCGATGTGACTATTCAGGCGCAAATTATGGATCTCCTTATGAAATTAAATAAAGAGCTCGGCATGAGTGTACTCCTTATTACACATGATCTTGGGGTTGTTGCAGAAGTTTGTGACCGAGTTGCAGTCATGTATGCAGGACAAATCGTGGAAACAGCGGATGTCGCAACATTGTTCCGCAGTCCTCAGCATCCGTATACGGTTGGTTTATTGAAATCAATACCAAGCATGGATCGTGATCGTACGAAGCCGCTTCAAGCTGTTGAAGGCTTCGTACCAGCCTTGCATCAGCTGCCGAAGGGCTGTAGGTTTGCACCGCGTTGTCAGCATGCGGATGAGTTGTGCCGATCAGAAATGCCTGTTCTTGAGACAAAAGCAGACATTAGAGCGAAAGCCCGTTGTTGGCATTCGGAAGCCTTAACACAGAAGGAGGCTGCAATCTATGCTTGA
- a CDS encoding ABC transporter permease, translating to MTISAAQEGKQQARRTSFIHSQSVRRLMANRTAVIGGVLMLLLIAASLLSPWLARFEPQAVDVIQRLKPPGLKHWFGTDNLGRDVFSRTLNGMKISIQVGLSAALISSAVGLVIGLYSAYYRRLDQVLMRIMDGIFAFPAVLLAMAMMAALGPNVSNLIICLSIVFIPSVARIVRSSALVVKEQTYIEAMRALGASQSRIIWLHILPGTLSPLIVQGSFVFAESIIVEAALSFLGAGIPAPMPSLGNLLSEGKQFIYNSWWMTLFPGFALILSVLAMNWLGDGLRDMLDPHGKTKRKRKTKKISSATQASS from the coding sequence TTGACCATTTCAGCAGCACAGGAAGGGAAGCAGCAAGCTCGCCGAACGAGCTTCATACATTCACAGTCGGTTAGGCGTTTGATGGCTAATCGAACCGCAGTCATTGGCGGCGTGCTAATGCTGCTGCTCATTGCAGCATCCTTGCTGTCGCCATGGCTGGCTAGGTTTGAGCCTCAAGCTGTCGATGTGATTCAGCGGCTTAAGCCCCCAGGCTTGAAGCATTGGTTCGGGACGGATAATTTGGGCCGCGACGTGTTCAGCCGAACGCTGAACGGTATGAAAATTTCCATACAAGTAGGATTATCTGCGGCATTGATCAGCTCCGCTGTCGGCCTTGTCATCGGACTATACTCGGCTTATTATCGGCGGCTGGATCAAGTGCTGATGCGCATAATGGACGGGATTTTTGCCTTTCCGGCAGTATTGCTGGCTATGGCAATGATGGCTGCACTTGGACCCAATGTATCGAACCTAATCATTTGCTTAAGTATCGTTTTTATCCCATCGGTAGCTCGAATTGTTCGCTCATCTGCTCTTGTAGTAAAGGAGCAAACCTATATAGAAGCGATGAGAGCATTAGGGGCATCGCAATCTCGCATTATTTGGCTTCATATTTTACCGGGCACACTTTCACCGCTTATCGTACAAGGATCATTTGTGTTCGCAGAATCTATTATTGTTGAAGCAGCGCTTAGCTTTCTTGGTGCAGGTATTCCCGCTCCTATGCCGAGCCTAGGCAATCTACTCTCAGAGGGGAAGCAGTTCATTTACAACTCTTGGTGGATGACTTTATTTCCAGGCTTTGCGCTCATTCTATCGGTACTTGCAATGAACTGGTTAGGTGATGGACTGCGGGATATGCTTGACCCTCATGGAAAAACGAAACGCAAGCGTAAAACTAAAAAAATTAGCTCAGCAACTCAAGCTTCATCGTGA
- a CDS encoding ABC transporter permease, producing the protein MIIYILRRLLALIPVVLIMSIVVFLIIYLIPGDPARVMLGDGADESTIQELRQQMGLDYPLVEQYGRWIGQALQGDLGRSFFLQQPVSTAISEHLAPTLSLALFAQIIAVLIAIPLGVRAAVNRGGIADKALNAYSLLGISVPGFLLSLFFVLVFAVRLKWLPVSGYVPIQEGFGSFLKYMFLPALSIGIVMSSLTARIVKASMLEVLHEGFVKTALSKGLSQNKIIYKHVLRNASIPILTVIGGSFGTLVAGAAVIETIFNIPGLGQMLVHAVERRDYAVIQGMVLFIAIVYVAVNLAVDLLYAVVDPRIRLQ; encoded by the coding sequence ATGATCATCTATATATTGAGGCGTTTGTTAGCATTGATTCCCGTAGTCTTGATTATGTCGATCGTCGTATTTCTAATCATTTATTTGATTCCAGGCGATCCGGCGCGCGTCATGCTCGGAGATGGAGCCGATGAATCGACGATTCAAGAGCTCAGGCAGCAGATGGGCCTTGATTATCCATTAGTAGAGCAATACGGACGTTGGATCGGCCAAGCGCTGCAAGGCGACCTTGGACGTTCCTTCTTCCTGCAGCAGCCGGTATCTACCGCTATTAGCGAACATTTAGCCCCAACGCTTTCGCTCGCGCTGTTTGCGCAAATTATCGCGGTTCTAATTGCTATTCCGCTTGGCGTTAGAGCCGCTGTAAATCGCGGAGGTATCGCTGATAAAGCGTTAAACGCTTATTCGCTGCTCGGCATTTCCGTTCCAGGCTTTTTGCTCAGCTTGTTTTTTGTACTCGTATTTGCAGTAAGGCTGAAATGGCTTCCTGTGTCGGGCTACGTCCCGATTCAGGAAGGCTTTGGCAGCTTCCTGAAGTATATGTTTCTTCCAGCACTCTCAATCGGCATCGTAATGTCATCCCTGACTGCACGAATCGTCAAAGCATCTATGCTGGAAGTACTGCATGAGGGTTTCGTTAAAACAGCATTATCGAAGGGACTTAGCCAAAACAAAATCATCTATAAGCATGTGCTGCGCAACGCATCGATTCCAATATTAACGGTAATTGGCGGCTCATTCGGCACTTTGGTTGCTGGTGCTGCAGTTATTGAGACCATCTTTAACATTCCTGGTCTTGGACAAATGCTCGTTCACGCTGTTGAGCGCAGGGACTATGCTGTCATTCAAGGTATGGTATTATTCATTGCTATCGTATACGTGGCCGTTAATCTTGCGGTGGATCTGCTGTATGCAGTCGTTGATCCACGTATCAGACTACAATAA
- a CDS encoding ABC transporter substrate-binding protein codes for MTKVRQSTFIILVLSAMIFVYGCSNNSASNQPASSNTPAASDAADKPGATELNYALGQAVSTLDPHLSVGGSNANVILNVFEGLYAFNSKLEPVPMLAESTEVSEDGKTYTFHLRQGIKFHNDKEMKAEDVAASLNRWKEKAPRAKNSFGDSNFDVVDEYTVALKLTAPQNDTLAQLSHVLNFAAIMPKEAVDSAAPEGITEYIGTGPYKFVEWKKDQYIDVEKFADYQSVAGEPDGFSGKKEPQIEKLHFSLVTDTSTRFNSFLTGEYSLVDVSLDNLPQVENQPGIEIIKSTSSDYNLVYNKKSPVFSNLINRQAVNTALNVEDILLGTVSTPDLFELNPSYMSKANVNWYSEAGSDQYNLNDPEKAKELLKQSGYDGQEIVFLTTKDLGGTFYNATLVVQSQLEKIGFKTRVDTYDYATMLTKRADSGVWDIYVGGFTVPTTPSQLLYFNPTYGFADDAKLAELLKASTSALTPEAIKTANDALQQYAWEYLAVSKIGNTFTYYAIRDNLQGLILYAGYPNLGNVKVLN; via the coding sequence ATGACAAAAGTTCGTCAATCCACATTTATTATTTTAGTATTAAGCGCAATGATTTTTGTTTATGGCTGCTCTAATAACTCAGCTTCGAATCAACCGGCAAGCAGTAATACACCTGCGGCAAGCGATGCAGCAGACAAGCCTGGAGCTACAGAGCTTAATTATGCACTAGGGCAAGCGGTTTCGACGCTTGATCCTCATCTATCTGTAGGAGGCAGTAATGCAAACGTAATTCTTAACGTATTTGAAGGCTTATATGCTTTCAATTCTAAACTAGAGCCGGTGCCTATGCTTGCTGAATCAACTGAGGTTAGCGAGGATGGCAAAACCTATACATTCCATTTGCGTCAGGGCATTAAATTTCATAACGACAAAGAGATGAAGGCTGAGGATGTAGCAGCATCATTGAATCGTTGGAAGGAAAAAGCGCCACGTGCGAAAAACTCGTTTGGAGATTCGAATTTTGATGTGGTTGATGAATACACCGTTGCACTTAAGCTGACTGCTCCTCAAAACGATACACTTGCGCAGCTTAGCCATGTACTGAACTTTGCAGCGATCATGCCGAAGGAAGCAGTCGATAGCGCAGCGCCAGAGGGCATTACGGAATATATCGGAACAGGGCCGTACAAATTCGTGGAGTGGAAAAAGGATCAGTACATTGATGTTGAGAAATTCGCTGATTATCAGTCCGTCGCTGGAGAACCGGACGGCTTCTCAGGGAAAAAAGAACCGCAAATTGAAAAGCTTCACTTTTCACTGGTTACGGATACTTCCACACGCTTTAATTCGTTTCTAACTGGTGAATACAGCTTAGTAGATGTGAGTCTGGACAATTTGCCGCAAGTAGAAAATCAACCAGGCATTGAAATTATCAAGTCTACTTCAAGCGATTATAACTTGGTTTACAACAAAAAATCGCCTGTGTTCTCCAATCTGATCAATCGTCAGGCAGTTAATACTGCCCTTAATGTAGAAGATATCTTGCTCGGTACAGTGTCGACGCCTGATCTATTCGAACTGAATCCCAGCTATATGTCTAAGGCGAATGTGAATTGGTATTCGGAAGCAGGAAGCGATCAATACAACCTGAATGACCCGGAAAAAGCGAAGGAGCTGCTCAAGCAATCCGGCTACGATGGTCAGGAAATTGTGTTTTTGACAACAAAGGATCTTGGTGGCACTTTCTATAATGCGACATTAGTTGTGCAGTCACAGCTAGAGAAAATTGGCTTCAAAACACGTGTCGACACGTATGACTATGCAACTATGCTGACTAAACGTGCAGATTCGGGCGTATGGGATATTTATGTGGGCGGCTTCACAGTTCCAACCACTCCATCCCAATTGCTTTACTTTAATCCGACTTACGGATTTGCGGATGATGCTAAGCTTGCAGAGCTTCTCAAAGCATCAACCTCTGCACTTACACCAGAGGCAATAAAAACAGCAAATGATGCTCTTCAGCAGTATGCTTGGGAATACTTGGCGGTATCGAAAATCGGGAATACCTTCACGTATTATGCAATACGCGACAATCTTCAAGGCTTGATTCTTTATGCAGGCTATCCAAATCTCGGCAATGTAAAGGTTTTGAATTAG